In Desulfarculaceae bacterium, the following are encoded in one genomic region:
- a CDS encoding GNAT family N-acetyltransferase, whose protein sequence is MPYRMGENGEHHRRIAVEVRTMEIDDLAPVFHLGEELFTAEDVPNLYRTWDEFEVVGLFTADTEFCLVAEEEQSGAMMGFALGTTITKSGTAWKYGHLVWMGVDPAWQAHQVGTRLFTTLRERYLEAGVRIMMVDTEADNLPAIRFFRKLGFGKPSEHLYMSLNLSGQRAHVRNGREEK, encoded by the coding sequence GTGCCCTACCGCATGGGTGAAAACGGCGAACACCACCGGCGGATCGCGGTCGAGGTCCGCACCATGGAGATCGACGACCTGGCCCCGGTGTTCCATTTGGGCGAGGAGCTGTTCACCGCCGAGGACGTGCCCAACCTCTACCGCACCTGGGACGAGTTCGAGGTGGTGGGCCTGTTCACCGCGGACACCGAGTTCTGCCTGGTGGCCGAGGAGGAGCAGAGCGGCGCCATGATGGGCTTCGCCCTGGGCACCACCATCACCAAGAGCGGCACCGCCTGGAAGTACGGTCATCTGGTGTGGATGGGGGTGGACCCGGCCTGGCAGGCCCACCAGGTGGGCACCCGCCTGTTCACCACCCTCAGGGAGCGCTATCTGGAGGCCGGGGTGCGCATCATGATGGTGGACACCGAGGCCGACAACCTGCCGGCCATCCGCTTTTTCCGCAAGCTGGGCTTCGGCAAGCCCTCGGAGCATCTCTACATGAGCCTGAACCTCTCGGGCCAACGCGCTCACGTACGCAACGGGCGGGAGGAAAAATGA
- a CDS encoding potassium channel family protein: MDDITFRLRIFLVAMLAVLLVGTVGFTLAEGLPLYDAIYFSIVTITTVGYGDISPHTEAGKVLALFLIVGGVGTFMGVVANATEMLLSRRERQAQLAKLYVVEGIFFSELGSELLMAIVAGDPDSGELAEELKLKADWKPADFAHLEAKLASHAYEIDADQVDLEGISNLLSTHSDLLLRLLENPFITEKDSFTECLRAVFHLKDELYHRPFLHPLPPTDRAHLGGDLKRVYRLLVMQWLIYVSHLSERHPYLFSLAVRLNPFDPSRDPVVRA, translated from the coding sequence ATGGACGACATCACCTTCCGTTTGCGCATATTCCTGGTGGCCATGCTGGCCGTGCTCCTGGTGGGCACGGTGGGCTTCACCCTGGCCGAGGGCCTGCCCCTCTACGACGCCATCTACTTCTCCATAGTGACCATCACCACCGTGGGCTACGGCGACATCTCGCCCCACACCGAGGCCGGCAAGGTTCTGGCCCTGTTTCTCATCGTGGGCGGGGTGGGCACCTTCATGGGAGTGGTGGCCAACGCCACCGAGATGCTGCTCAGCCGCCGGGAGCGCCAGGCCCAGCTGGCCAAGCTCTACGTGGTGGAGGGCATCTTCTTCTCCGAGCTGGGCTCGGAGCTGCTCATGGCCATCGTGGCCGGCGACCCGGACAGCGGCGAGCTGGCCGAGGAGCTCAAGCTGAAGGCCGACTGGAAGCCCGCCGACTTCGCCCACCTGGAGGCCAAGCTGGCCTCCCATGCCTATGAGATCGACGCGGACCAGGTGGACCTGGAGGGCATCAGCAACCTGCTCAGCACCCACAGCGACCTCTTGCTGCGCCTGTTGGAAAACCCCTTCATCACCGAGAAGGACTCTTTCACCGAGTGCCTGCGCGCGGTGTTCCACTTGAAGGACGAGCTATACCACCGGCCTTTCCTGCACCCGCTGCCCCCCACCGACCGGGCCCATTTGGGCGGGGACCTGAAGCGGGTCTACAGGCTGTTGGTAATGCAGTGGCTCATCTACGTCAGCCACCTCAGCGAGCGCCATCCTTATCTCTTTTCCCTGGCGGTGCGCCTGAATCCCTTCGACCCCTCGCGCGACCCGGTGGTGCGGGCCTGA
- a CDS encoding metalloregulator ArsR/SmtB family transcription factor: MDDNFLNEAAEMFKVMGHPLRIRIAQCLEPGELNVGGISQAIGATQSATSQHLKAMRMRGLLDARREGACMYYSIARPEIYKIIQCVRETAARSQDAKQVVDGR, encoded by the coding sequence ATGGACGATAACTTCCTCAACGAGGCGGCCGAAATGTTCAAGGTGATGGGTCACCCGCTGCGCATCCGAATCGCCCAGTGCCTGGAGCCGGGAGAGCTCAACGTGGGAGGGATCAGCCAGGCCATCGGGGCCACCCAGTCGGCCACCAGCCAGCACCTCAAGGCCATGCGTATGCGCGGGTTGCTCGATGCCCGGCGCGAAGGGGCTTGCATGTACTACAGCATCGCCCGGCCCGAAATTTACAAGATAATTCAATGCGTCCGCGAAACCGCGGCACGTTCCCAGGATGCCAAACAAGTGGTGGACGGCCGCTGA
- a CDS encoding outer membrane protein transport protein has product MKKVLGAFLALAMVLAVPGMALATNGMNMIGTGAVSSGMGGADVAVPAGCTAIAGNPAQLATTCNRVVSVGGALLNPQMQVDMPYASAVDNEFQVFPLPFAGYAQRIGTSRWSWGVGIFAQGGMGVDFQNVKNFQGANDSLYSQVAFMRLAPTVAYNVTNSLTLGVTAFAGYASIDYDFFPNGVQGQHVTGLNSFTIAGRFGANYQINEQWAIGATYTSESSLDFDDGEMRFNFGPGLGQVTYRDAKMDNFTWPRQVEFGVSFRPTTKWLFAFDVSWVNWASAIQTVTVTASNPSTPVPAGYQNLSVPFIMDWKDQWVFALGAQYEINDMWTVRAGYNYGQNPVPDNTLNPLFPAIVEHHLTGGFTFSYGDWDFDFALEHAFSNSQTNTGAPSPTNPFAGTEVSHYQDTVHFMVSWRF; this is encoded by the coding sequence ATGAAAAAGGTTTTGGGAGCCTTTCTGGCCTTGGCCATGGTGCTGGCCGTACCCGGCATGGCCCTGGCCACCAACGGCATGAACATGATCGGCACCGGCGCGGTGTCCTCGGGCATGGGCGGGGCCGACGTGGCCGTGCCCGCCGGCTGCACCGCCATCGCGGGCAACCCGGCCCAGCTGGCCACCACCTGTAACCGGGTGGTGAGCGTGGGCGGCGCGCTGCTCAACCCCCAGATGCAGGTGGACATGCCCTACGCCTCGGCGGTGGACAACGAGTTCCAGGTCTTCCCCCTGCCTTTCGCGGGCTATGCCCAGCGCATCGGCACCAGCCGCTGGTCCTGGGGCGTGGGCATCTTCGCCCAGGGCGGCATGGGCGTGGATTTCCAGAACGTGAAGAACTTCCAGGGAGCCAACGACAGCCTGTACTCCCAGGTGGCCTTCATGCGCCTGGCCCCCACCGTGGCCTATAACGTGACCAACAGCCTGACTCTAGGCGTCACCGCCTTTGCCGGCTACGCCTCCATCGACTACGACTTCTTCCCCAACGGGGTGCAGGGCCAGCACGTCACCGGCCTGAACTCCTTCACCATCGCCGGCCGCTTCGGGGCCAACTACCAGATCAACGAGCAGTGGGCCATCGGCGCCACCTACACCAGCGAAAGCTCCCTGGACTTCGACGACGGCGAGATGCGCTTCAACTTCGGTCCCGGCCTGGGCCAGGTCACCTACAGGGACGCCAAGATGGACAACTTCACCTGGCCCCGTCAGGTGGAGTTCGGGGTGAGCTTCCGGCCCACCACCAAATGGCTCTTCGCCTTTGACGTGAGCTGGGTCAACTGGGCCAGCGCCATCCAGACCGTGACCGTTACCGCCTCCAACCCCAGCACCCCGGTGCCCGCGGGCTACCAGAACCTCAGCGTGCCCTTCATCATGGACTGGAAAGACCAGTGGGTCTTCGCCCTGGGCGCCCAGTACGAGATCAACGACATGTGGACCGTGCGGGCCGGCTATAACTACGGCCAGAACCCGGTGCCCGACAACACCCTGAACCCCCTGTTCCCGGCCATCGTGGAGCACCACCTTACCGGCGGCTTCACCTTCTCCTACGGCGATTGGGACTTCGACTTCGCCTTGGAGCACGCTTTCAGCAACAGCCAGACCAACACCGGCGCGCCCAGCCCCACCAACCCCTTCGCGGGCACCGAGGTGAGCCACTATCAGGACACGGTGCACTTCATGGTTTCCTGGCGCTTCTAG
- a CDS encoding PAS domain S-box protein produces the protein MSDSRETIKRLQAEVAELRSQLTQMARSKERQRSLYQRTPAMLHSVNAEGRLVEVNDRWLEVMGYQRYEVLGRKVSDFWAPELRRKVDEQYLPRFFERGVVEDLPGRMLAKGGAVLEVMISAVADRDVSGKVIRSLSVIRVVTEQKRAEAALKSSEARFRRMVESAQEGVWEVDAQGLTTMVNQRLAAMLGYSPAEVLGRSFFDFLSPEEQEPATRMFARHRRGAREHHELRLLTKDGRDMWAIVSAVPHLSDQGEFLGGTALITDISELKEKESELRRERDRAQQYLDTAQVILLALDHEGRVMLINRAGTEILGWSPAELTGQSWFDTCLPPEKRAGVRQIFERIMAGEKPPLSQVENLVLTKNGQRRAVAWHNALLTDEAGNIVGTFSSGEDITERLHTQKELAASEARFRELVENIKEAFWVQEPDSGKLTYLSPAVEEVFGLSRKFLYENPLGLLEMVLPEDRSTMERALADQRMRGADTDISYRIQRGDGQVRWVRARTTCETGVSGRPSKVLGIAEDITERKQAELALAKSQEKFALVFRHSPLWVTISTLEDGVYLDVNDTFSEITGFGRQEVIGRTSAEVGVWADPAKREEAVGLIKKLGALKDFEVDYITRDGQLRHALWSAEQLVLDGRPCLISVLRDITRRKLAEKALRQANAALEMAQEMAGLGAWSVELGSRWPVWSDRMYDIMGREPGKGPPEWEELLRMLHPEDRDRFVLAVEDVSTTGRDSELEVRVVRPEGSVRYLAVRSQAQRDDKGKVTRLYGIVRDITERKRSEEALRASEEQFRRLFEDAALGAFQSTVDGKVIRVNPALARMLGYASPQELLELIQRRAELCYAQPSRREEVLAMAQASEGPVRLQTLYRRKDGSTFIGLQHLRLVRDGEGRATGLEGFVEDISRQVEEEALRRSLERRLRLAGKMEAVGTLAGGIAHDFNNLLARIMGYCELASVELEPGHPAQKNLAESLDACMRAKDLVRQLLAFSSSAQGRRQPGDLGAVFDEELSIVAPDLPEEIELVKELAPGLVALAQADQLQQLLGQLCNNAVQAMQGRPGRLEVRLKRVELSEAEAAALPGMEPGPHARLTVRDDGVGMSPEVAEQAFTPFFTTREVGQGHGLGLAVVHGVAESHQGLASLESAPGKGTTVTVLLPLASPEPTEEAPA, from the coding sequence ATGTCCGACTCCCGCGAAACCATAAAGCGCTTGCAGGCCGAGGTGGCCGAGCTGCGCAGTCAGCTCACCCAGATGGCGCGCTCCAAGGAGCGCCAGCGCAGCCTTTACCAGCGCACCCCGGCCATGCTGCACTCGGTCAACGCCGAGGGGCGGCTGGTGGAGGTCAACGACCGCTGGCTGGAGGTGATGGGCTACCAGCGCTACGAGGTGCTGGGCCGCAAGGTATCGGATTTCTGGGCCCCCGAGCTGCGCCGCAAGGTGGACGAGCAATATTTGCCGCGCTTTTTCGAGCGCGGGGTGGTGGAGGATCTCCCCGGCCGGATGCTCGCCAAGGGCGGCGCGGTCCTGGAGGTGATGATCTCGGCCGTGGCCGACCGCGACGTATCGGGAAAGGTGATCCGCTCCCTCAGCGTGATCCGGGTGGTCACCGAGCAGAAGCGGGCCGAGGCCGCCCTCAAGAGCAGCGAGGCCCGTTTCCGCCGCATGGTCGAGAGCGCCCAGGAGGGGGTGTGGGAGGTGGACGCCCAGGGGCTCACCACCATGGTCAACCAGCGCCTGGCCGCCATGCTGGGCTACTCCCCCGCCGAGGTGCTAGGCCGCTCCTTCTTCGACTTTTTGTCCCCCGAAGAGCAGGAGCCGGCAACGCGCATGTTCGCCCGCCACCGCCGGGGGGCCCGGGAGCATCATGAGTTACGTTTGCTCACCAAGGATGGCCGGGACATGTGGGCCATCGTCTCGGCGGTGCCCCATCTCTCCGACCAGGGCGAGTTCTTGGGCGGCACCGCCCTGATCACCGACATCAGCGAGCTCAAGGAAAAAGAGAGCGAGCTGCGCCGCGAGCGCGACCGGGCCCAGCAATACCTGGACACCGCCCAGGTGATCCTCTTGGCCCTGGATCACGAAGGCCGGGTGATGCTCATCAACCGGGCGGGCACCGAGATCCTGGGCTGGTCCCCGGCCGAGCTGACCGGCCAGAGCTGGTTCGACACCTGCCTGCCCCCGGAAAAACGCGCCGGGGTGCGCCAGATATTCGAGCGCATCATGGCCGGCGAAAAGCCGCCGCTGTCCCAGGTGGAGAACCTGGTGCTCACCAAAAACGGCCAACGGAGGGCCGTGGCCTGGCACAACGCGCTGCTCACCGACGAGGCGGGCAACATCGTGGGCACCTTCAGCTCGGGCGAGGACATCACCGAGCGGCTGCATACCCAAAAGGAGCTGGCCGCCAGCGAGGCCCGCTTCCGGGAGCTGGTGGAGAACATCAAGGAGGCCTTCTGGGTCCAGGAGCCCGACAGCGGCAAGCTGACCTACCTCAGCCCGGCGGTGGAGGAGGTCTTCGGCCTCAGCCGCAAGTTCCTCTACGAAAACCCCCTGGGGCTTCTGGAGATGGTCTTGCCCGAGGACCGCAGCACCATGGAGCGGGCCCTGGCCGACCAGCGGATGCGCGGCGCGGACACCGACATCAGCTACCGCATCCAGCGGGGTGACGGCCAGGTGCGCTGGGTGCGCGCCCGCACCACCTGCGAGACTGGCGTCTCGGGGCGGCCCAGCAAGGTCCTGGGCATCGCCGAGGACATCACCGAGCGCAAGCAGGCCGAGCTGGCCCTGGCCAAGAGCCAGGAGAAGTTCGCCCTGGTCTTCCGCCACAGCCCCCTGTGGGTGACCATCAGCACCCTGGAGGACGGGGTCTACCTGGACGTGAACGACACCTTCAGCGAGATCACCGGCTTCGGCCGCCAGGAGGTGATCGGCCGCACCTCGGCGGAGGTGGGGGTGTGGGCCGATCCCGCCAAGCGCGAGGAGGCGGTGGGCTTGATCAAGAAGCTCGGCGCCCTCAAGGACTTCGAGGTGGACTACATCACCCGCGACGGCCAGCTGCGCCACGCCCTGTGGTCGGCCGAGCAACTGGTCCTGGACGGGCGGCCCTGCCTCATCTCGGTGCTTCGGGACATCACTCGGCGCAAGCTGGCCGAAAAGGCTCTCAGGCAGGCCAACGCCGCCCTGGAGATGGCCCAGGAGATGGCCGGCCTGGGCGCCTGGAGCGTGGAGCTGGGCAGCCGCTGGCCGGTGTGGTCCGACCGCATGTACGACATCATGGGGCGCGAGCCGGGCAAGGGCCCTCCGGAGTGGGAGGAGCTGCTGCGCATGTTGCACCCCGAGGACCGGGATCGCTTCGTCCTGGCGGTGGAGGATGTCTCCACCACCGGCCGGGACAGCGAGCTGGAGGTCCGGGTGGTGCGGCCCGAGGGCTCGGTGCGCTATCTCGCGGTGCGCAGCCAAGCCCAGCGCGACGACAAGGGCAAGGTGACGCGTCTGTACGGCATCGTGCGCGACATCACCGAGCGCAAGCGCTCCGAGGAGGCCCTTCGGGCCAGCGAGGAGCAGTTCCGCCGTCTGTTCGAGGACGCGGCCCTGGGCGCCTTCCAGTCCACGGTGGACGGCAAGGTTATCCGGGTGAACCCCGCCTTGGCCAGGATGCTGGGCTACGCCTCGCCCCAGGAGCTTTTGGAGCTCATCCAGCGCCGGGCCGAACTCTGCTACGCTCAGCCCTCCCGCCGCGAGGAGGTGCTCGCCATGGCTCAGGCCAGCGAGGGGCCGGTGCGCCTGCAAACCCTCTACCGCCGCAAGGACGGCAGCACCTTCATCGGGTTGCAGCATCTGCGCCTGGTGCGCGACGGCGAAGGCAGGGCCACGGGCCTGGAGGGCTTCGTGGAAGACATCAGCCGCCAGGTGGAGGAAGAGGCCTTGCGCCGGTCCCTGGAGCGCCGCCTGCGCCTGGCGGGCAAGATGGAGGCGGTGGGAACCCTGGCCGGGGGCATAGCCCACGACTTCAACAACCTCCTGGCCCGCATCATGGGCTATTGCGAGCTGGCTTCGGTGGAGCTGGAGCCCGGCCACCCCGCCCAGAAAAACCTGGCCGAGTCGCTGGATGCCTGCATGCGGGCCAAGGATCTGGTGCGCCAGCTCCTGGCCTTCAGCAGTTCGGCCCAAGGCCGCCGCCAACCGGGAGACCTGGGCGCGGTGTTTGATGAGGAGCTGAGCATCGTAGCCCCCGACCTGCCCGAGGAGATCGAGCTGGTCAAGGAGCTGGCTCCGGGGCTGGTGGCCCTGGCCCAGGCCGACCAGCTACAGCAGCTTTTGGGCCAGTTGTGCAACAACGCGGTGCAGGCCATGCAGGGCCGCCCCGGCAGGCTGGAAGTGCGCCTGAAGCGGGTGGAGCTGAGCGAGGCCGAGGCCGCCGCCCTGCCCGGCATGGAGCCCGGCCCCCACGCCCGCCTGACGGTGCGTGACGACGGGGTGGGCATGAGCCCCGAGGTGGCCGAGCAGGCCTTCACCCCCTTCTTCACCACCCGGGAGGTGGGCCAGGGCCACGGCCTGGGCCTGGCCGTGGTGCACGGCGTGGCCGAGAGCCACCAGGGATTGGCCAGCCTGGAAAGCGCCCCTGGCAAGGGCACCACGGTGACCGTGCTGTTGCCCTTGGCCTCCCCGGAGCCAACCGAGGAAGCGCCCGCCTAG
- a CDS encoding thioredoxin fold domain-containing protein: protein MAFCLLLLVLICLAAPATAQEPSLLKWQSHAAVMRPGRQVAKPVLIYFSAPWCYLCRKMQRLVFPDPAVSALMSSKFDLVMVDISEEEKVGEQYAIKQVPTMVFLSPAGKPVLRLTGYLDRKRLTQAMRFVADGAYQTQDWESYKDRD, encoded by the coding sequence GTGGCTTTTTGCCTCTTGCTCCTGGTCCTGATCTGCCTGGCCGCTCCGGCCACGGCCCAGGAGCCCTCGCTCCTCAAGTGGCAGAGCCACGCCGCGGTGATGCGCCCCGGCCGCCAGGTGGCCAAGCCGGTGCTCATCTACTTTTCCGCCCCATGGTGCTACCTCTGCCGCAAGATGCAGCGCCTGGTCTTCCCGGACCCGGCGGTCTCGGCCCTGATGAGTTCCAAGTTCGACCTGGTCATGGTGGACATCAGCGAGGAAGAGAAGGTGGGCGAGCAATACGCCATCAAGCAGGTGCCCACCATGGTTTTCCTGAGCCCGGCGGGCAAGCCGGTGCTCAGGCTCACCGGCTATCTGGACCGCAAGCGCCTGACCCAGGCCATGCGCTTCGTGGCCGACGGCGCCTACCAGACCCAGGACTGGGAGTCCTACAAGGACCGCGACTAG
- a CDS encoding lactate utilization protein, whose product MDAHQKAWNEKVAAGIIGWLEKRRMEGSYAPDGAAAKAKVLEFIKPGQKVFRCGSMTTGELGLWEAIAAVEDVEVIDPYQPGLEPAQGMALRRQGLTADVMVASSNAITLDGRLVNLDGMGNRVAAMAFGPAKVVLVVGMNKVAPDLESAMARVKHYAAPVNAARINCETPCTINGLCADCRAPKRICNFWSITEGSMVPGRTHVILVGEELGY is encoded by the coding sequence ATGGACGCGCATCAGAAGGCCTGGAACGAAAAGGTGGCCGCCGGGATCATCGGTTGGCTGGAAAAACGCCGCATGGAGGGCAGCTACGCCCCGGACGGCGCGGCGGCCAAGGCCAAGGTGCTCGAGTTCATCAAGCCCGGCCAGAAGGTCTTCCGCTGCGGCTCCATGACCACCGGCGAGCTGGGCCTGTGGGAGGCCATCGCCGCCGTGGAGGACGTGGAGGTGATCGACCCCTACCAGCCCGGCCTGGAGCCCGCCCAGGGCATGGCCCTGCGGCGCCAGGGCCTCACCGCCGACGTGATGGTGGCCTCCTCCAACGCCATCACCCTGGACGGCCGTTTGGTGAACCTGGACGGCATGGGCAACCGGGTGGCGGCCATGGCCTTCGGCCCGGCCAAGGTGGTGTTGGTGGTGGGCATGAACAAGGTGGCCCCGGACCTGGAGAGCGCCATGGCCCGGGTGAAGCACTACGCCGCCCCGGTGAACGCCGCGCGCATCAACTGCGAGACCCCCTGCACCATCAACGGCCTCTGCGCCGACTGTAGGGCGCCAAAGCGCATCTGCAACTTCTGGAGCATCACCGAGGGCTCCATGGTCCCGGGCCGCACCCACGTGATCCTGGTGGGCGAGGAACTGGGCTACTAA
- a CDS encoding M20/M25/M40 family metallo-hydrolase, whose protein sequence is MNHSPVNPERLRGLLKDMLDIYSPSGKEEDLTEFLQGWLAKRGLPVERQEVDEERDNLVVALGGEEAELALIGHIDTVTAHELEDFGYAQEGDRVTGLGAADMKGGCAAMLEAVACLWEQGMRELPLTLALVVGEEEAGDGAEALVNQYRFPWAVVGEPTRLQPCLDNYGYLELNLSTRGERRHASLGGGRQAVEDMLRLLLTLTAFLQNKRPELIYNIRDLYSSGGGFVVPEGCEAWLDLHLPPSAPISEVAVEIEELVARERAADDGLEARLDFETMQAGYSLPERGPVVAALKDSLAGMGRPWLPGAFRSHSDANQLWAAGVKPIILGPGSLEAAHRPEEWVSFGQVLSAAELYYRMGLALAGQTA, encoded by the coding sequence ATGAACCACTCCCCGGTAAACCCCGAGCGTCTGCGCGGCCTGCTCAAGGACATGCTCGACATCTACAGCCCCTCGGGCAAGGAGGAGGACCTCACCGAGTTCTTGCAGGGGTGGCTGGCCAAGCGGGGCCTGCCGGTGGAGCGCCAGGAGGTGGACGAGGAGCGGGACAACCTGGTGGTGGCCCTGGGCGGCGAAGAAGCCGAGCTGGCCCTCATCGGCCACATCGACACCGTGACCGCCCACGAGCTGGAGGACTTCGGCTATGCCCAGGAGGGCGACCGGGTCACCGGCCTGGGCGCGGCGGACATGAAGGGCGGCTGCGCGGCCATGCTGGAGGCGGTGGCCTGCCTCTGGGAGCAGGGGATGCGCGAGCTGCCCCTGACCCTGGCCCTGGTGGTGGGCGAGGAAGAGGCCGGCGACGGGGCCGAGGCCTTGGTGAACCAGTACCGCTTCCCCTGGGCCGTGGTGGGCGAGCCCACCCGTCTCCAGCCCTGCCTGGACAACTACGGCTATCTGGAGCTGAACCTGAGCACCCGGGGCGAGCGCCGCCACGCCTCCCTGGGCGGAGGCCGCCAGGCGGTGGAGGACATGCTGCGCTTGCTGCTGACCCTCACCGCGTTCCTTCAGAACAAGCGCCCCGAGCTTATCTACAACATCCGCGACCTCTACAGCAGCGGCGGCGGCTTCGTGGTGCCCGAGGGCTGCGAGGCCTGGCTGGACCTGCACCTGCCGCCCTCGGCGCCCATCAGCGAGGTGGCGGTGGAGATCGAGGAACTGGTGGCCCGGGAGCGGGCCGCGGACGACGGCCTGGAGGCCCGCCTGGACTTCGAGACCATGCAGGCGGGCTATTCCCTGCCCGAGCGGGGTCCGGTGGTGGCCGCGCTCAAGGACTCCCTGGCCGGCATGGGCCGCCCCTGGCTGCCCGGCGCCTTCCGCAGCCACTCCGACGCCAACCAGCTCTGGGCGGCGGGGGTCAAGCCCATCATCCTGGGCCCCGGCTCCCTGGAGGCGGCCCACCGCCCCGAGGAGTGGGTCTCCTTCGGCCAGGTGCTCTCGGCTGCGGAGCTCTACTACCGCATGGGCCTGGCCCTGGCGGGCCAAACCGCCTAG
- a CDS encoding DsbA family protein gives MERLQAEEGVTVKWIAFPLHPETPPQGQSLEQLFAGSGKDIPAMMERLRAAANAEGLPLGNRTTTFNSRRAQELGKYAEAQGVGPAYHDAAFRAYFADGLNLWDIEVLAGLAAKAGLDPAKAVEVVESGAYAKAIDADWEFARSLGISAVPTFVCNGRGLVGAQPYPELKRLVRGAQSGGIFL, from the coding sequence ATAGAACGGCTTCAGGCGGAGGAGGGCGTGACCGTCAAGTGGATCGCCTTCCCCCTGCACCCCGAGACCCCGCCCCAGGGCCAGAGCCTGGAGCAGCTCTTTGCCGGCAGCGGCAAGGACATCCCGGCCATGATGGAGCGCCTCCGGGCCGCGGCCAACGCCGAGGGCCTTCCCCTGGGCAACCGCACCACGACCTTCAACAGCCGCCGCGCCCAAGAGCTGGGCAAGTACGCCGAGGCCCAGGGCGTGGGCCCGGCCTACCACGACGCAGCTTTCCGCGCCTATTTCGCCGACGGGCTCAACCTGTGGGACATAGAGGTGTTGGCCGGGCTGGCCGCCAAGGCGGGCCTGGACCCGGCCAAGGCGGTTGAGGTTGTGGAATCGGGAGCTTACGCCAAGGCGATAGACGCGGACTGGGAATTCGCCCGATCCTTGGGGATCAGCGCGGTGCCCACCTTCGTGTGCAACGGCCGGGGTCTGGTGGGGGCACAGCCCTATCCCGAGCTCAAGCGCCTGGTGCGGGGCGCCCAGAGCGGGGGCATTTTCCTCTAA
- a CDS encoding DsrE family protein gives MSTEKDTLVIIWTSRDREVAKNMVFMYAKNSRLKGWWPKVRLVVWGPSASLIAEDAELQAELEALKEAGVELLACRACADRYGVSERLESLGIEVIYMGQPLTGYLQSGLPVLTF, from the coding sequence ATGAGCACGGAAAAAGACACCCTGGTTATCATCTGGACCAGCCGCGACCGCGAGGTAGCCAAAAACATGGTCTTCATGTACGCCAAGAACTCGCGCCTCAAGGGCTGGTGGCCCAAGGTGCGCCTGGTGGTGTGGGGGCCCTCGGCCTCGCTCATCGCCGAGGACGCCGAGCTGCAGGCCGAGCTGGAGGCGCTCAAGGAGGCGGGGGTGGAGCTCTTGGCCTGCCGGGCCTGCGCCGACCGCTACGGGGTCAGCGAGCGCTTGGAGTCGCTGGGCATCGAGGTGATCTACATGGGCCAGCCACTGACCGGCTACTTGCAAAGCGGGCTGCCGGTGCTAACTTTTTAG
- a CDS encoding thioredoxin family protein encodes MRRRNGIAFLAALAVLALGLTAAPALAGGVHWLDYQAGVAAQQKAAKPMLVYFHLPYCYRCKEMKRKTYSQAGVIKRLNAGFVPVKVDLEKAPALGKKFNTDYTPSYIFFDAGGKEVFRTKGVFGPERFLKLLSYVSSKAYQSQTWDSYRKSD; translated from the coding sequence ATGAGACGGCGCAACGGCATAGCTTTCCTGGCGGCCCTGGCCGTGTTGGCCCTGGGCCTGACGGCCGCCCCGGCCCTGGCCGGGGGCGTGCATTGGTTGGATTACCAGGCCGGGGTGGCGGCCCAGCAGAAAGCGGCCAAGCCCATGCTGGTCTACTTCCACCTGCCCTACTGCTACCGCTGCAAGGAAATGAAACGCAAGACCTACAGCCAGGCGGGGGTGATCAAGCGTCTCAACGCCGGCTTCGTCCCGGTCAAGGTGGACCTGGAAAAGGCCCCCGCCTTGGGTAAGAAGTTCAACACCGACTACACCCCCAGCTACATCTTTTTTGACGCTGGGGGCAAGGAGGTGTTCCGGACCAAGGGCGTCTTTGGTCCGGAGCGCTTCCTGAAGCTGCTTTCTTACGTTTCCAGCAAGGCCTACCAAAGCCAAACCTGGGACTCGTACCGGAAAAGCGACTGA
- a CDS encoding DsrE/DsrF/DrsH-like family protein, translated as MDQEIQSYIDEAVQKAVGSQLESALKKNSKAAIIASKGSLDMAYPPLILATTCAALDIPCQVFFTFYGLDILNKKKNHKLGVPPVGNPAMPVPVPNIIGMLPGMTAMATKMMNGWMGKVGVPSIPELLEMCVETEVDLIACQMTMDVMGVKREDLIDDIDLGGAATFLNYATGCNITLFV; from the coding sequence ATGGATCAGGAGATTCAGAGCTACATCGACGAGGCGGTGCAAAAAGCCGTAGGCTCCCAACTGGAGTCGGCCCTCAAGAAAAATTCCAAAGCGGCGATCATTGCCTCCAAGGGCAGCCTGGACATGGCCTATCCGCCTCTGATCCTGGCCACCACCTGCGCGGCCCTGGACATTCCCTGCCAGGTCTTCTTCACCTTTTACGGCCTGGACATTCTGAACAAGAAAAAGAACCACAAGCTGGGCGTGCCCCCGGTGGGCAACCCGGCCATGCCCGTGCCGGTGCCCAACATCATCGGCATGTTGCCGGGCATGACCGCCATGGCCACCAAGATGATGAACGGCTGGATGGGCAAGGTGGGCGTGCCCAGCATTCCCGAGCTGCTGGAGATGTGCGTCGAGACCGAGGTGGACCTGATCGCTTGCCAGATGACCATGGACGTGATGGGCGTCAAGCGCGAGGATCTCATCGATGACATCGACCTGGGAGGGGCAGCCACCTTCCTGAACTATGCCACCGGCTGCAACATCACCTTATTCGTATAA